Proteins encoded by one window of Branchiostoma floridae strain S238N-H82 chromosome 6, Bfl_VNyyK, whole genome shotgun sequence:
- the LOC118417767 gene encoding ATM interactor-like, whose amino-acid sequence MEVEEICPPISQLEEPARGEVQCDVEGCGQTVANQSALSMHMAKRHGLSRSMDKDLAPFPKGKKKKKITKHFYCPLPDCERRLGSGRPFTSMFLIRQHYARMHAEKKLHCTKCGFGFAFKKDLKRHEKTCGQIWHCSCGCPYTTMEALETHAARKGHSLPDELLKKDHSKVNNAKRKSHSIPQSQPVKVIVILPNQAQGTHPPTAASLQAQPLVHPSDQSGGVTRSEPAFIGQHNTPSCNQSESHHQRQPVCHTPFSSENRSQSPCTKVSLLQHRNISSKIEQKDKVVAATKIRRYVQILPKPRVPSLAPYAVSGTNKSSQNSSTSVRCETAVQATTTSVCEVGIQTAAPSYIKRRQRIARQKENKVVDTRDEGTQTAGRKRTSEKLVTQNVQTDCIPLSTQIASRRLENLVTQNVQTDSIPLDTHSASRRLEKLVTQTIQTDSHPLHILPAVQTSQTDLFAQRSSTAVQAQLSPPILRGVSNAWMQVGTPLNYTTNVQTQTSRPQNCHTQTPYLQNPHSAILSNTRDSFGFPGQVGGFHREQFPMQQQQQPISQAWLTVPSLTNPVVSQMSNMGDGNVLLPSFIQSIPNSSDSFLNGGTQTDAMFQEAGSLSSAQTQTLPLFSDIEAMIFEHTSTQTLESSSIGIDSSNGADMSSVEFSSMETQTTDLDFDFEDFLLLNDSQTQTNLSFAYQDMEPLHSYTQTDPEFNLHDLLMSQPADLPPPQLSSTHTQTIQNTADNFLSNMQTQKTANNGFLFPELELMDMETQAGSSFVGGGSGNAQTQTTMDSEQVNTQTQTLLSEFGFLQ is encoded by the exons ATGGAGGTGGAGGAGATCTGTCCTCCCATCAGCCAGCTGGAGGAGCCGGCCCGGGGAGAGGTGCAGTGTGATGTGGAGGGGTGTGGCCAGACTGTGGCCAACCAATCAGCTCTCAGCATGCACATGGCCAAGAGACATGGCTTATCAAGG TCCATGGACAAGGATTTAGCACCCTTCCCTaaagggaagaagaagaagaagataacAAAGCACTTCTACTGCCCTTTACCTGACTGTGAGCGGAGGTTAGGCAGTGGGAGACCGTTCACCTCCATGTTCCTCATCAGACAG CATTATGCCCGCATGCATGCAGAGAAGAAATTGCACTGCACAAAGTGTGGGTTTGGCTTTGCCTTCAAGAAAGACCTGAAGAGACATGAGAAGACATGTGGTCAGATCTGGCACTGCAGCTGTGGCTGTCCCTACACCACCATGGAGGCTCTGGAGACACACGCTGCCAGGAAGGGGCACTCTCTTCCAGACGAGTTACTGAAGAAGGACCACTCTAAAGT AAATAATGCCAAGAGAAAGTCTCACTCTATCCCTCAGTCACAACCTGTCAAGGTCATTGTAATCCTGCCCAATCAGGCGCAAGGTACACATCCTCCTACTGCAGCTTCGCTACAGGCACAGCCATTGGTCCATCCATCAGACCAATCAGGCGGTGTGACTCGGTCAGAGCCTGCTTTCATTGGACAGCATAATACACCATCATGCAATCAATCAGAAAGTCATCATCAACGGCAACCAGTTTGCCACACCCCATTTTCTTCTGAAAACAGGAGTCAGTCGCCATGTACAAAGGTTTCATTGTTACAGCACAGAAATATCTCTTCCAAAATAGAACAGAAAGACAAAGTCGTTGCAGCTACTAAGATAAGAAGGTATGTCCAAATACTACCAAAGCCCAGGGTACCTTCCCTAGCCCCTTATGCTGTGTCTGGCACTAATAAGTCATCACAAAATTCATCAACATCTGTGAGATGTGAGACAGCAGTGCAGGCCACTACTACATCTGTGTGTGAAGTAGGGATACAAACGGCTGCACCGAGCTACATCAAGAGAAGACAGAGGATCgccagacagaaggaaaacaagGTGGTGGACACTCGAGATGAGGGCACTCAAACGGCAGGCAGAAAAAGAACATCCGAGAAACTTGTTACTCAGAATGTACAAACTGACTGCATTCCCCTCAGTACACAGATAGCCAGCAGACGGTTGGAGAACCTcgtcactcaaaatgtccagaCAGACTCTATTCCTCTGGACACACACAGCGCCTCCAGAAGACTTGAAAAGCTTGTCACCCAAACTATTCAAACAGACAGCCACCCCTTGCACATACTGCCTGCGGTGCAGACGTCACAAACAGACTTGTTTGCACAACGGTCGTCCACAGCCGTCCAGGCGCAGCTAAGCCCTCCAATATTGAGGGGTGTTTCAAATGCGTGGATGCAGGTGGGAACACCCCTGAACTACACCACCAATGTGCAGACGCAGACGTCGCGCCCACAGAACTGTCACACGCAGACCCCGTACCTACAGAACCCACACTCTGCAATTCTGTCCAACACAAGAGATAGTTTTGGGTTCCCGGGACAGGTTGGTGGGTTCCACAGGGAACAGTTCCCCatgcaacagcaacaacagccgATTTCGCAGGCGTGGCTGACCGTCCCGAGTCTCACCAACCCTGTGGTCTCACAAATGTCCAACATGGGGGATGGAAACGTCCTGCTGCCTTCCTTCATTCAAAGCATACCTAACTCCTCCGACAGCTTCCTGAACGGAGGTACACAGACTGATGCAATGTTCCAGGAGGCGGGATCCCTGTCCAGTGCCCAGACTCAAACCTTGCCCCTCTTTTCTGACATTGAAGCCATGATCTTTGAGCATACCTCCACGCAAACACTCGAGTCCAGTAGTATCGGCATCGACAGCAGCAATGGAGCAGACATGTCCTCTGTTGAGTTCTCCAGCATGGAGACTCAGACGACTgaccttgactttgactttgaagaCTTTCTCCTCTTGAATGACAGTCAGACTCAGACAAACCTGTCGTTTGCCTACCAGGACATGGAGCCGTTACATTcgtacacacagacagacccaGAGTTTAACCTACATGACTTGTTGATGTCCCAGCCAGCAGATCTGCCCCCACCACAGTTgtcctccacacacacacagaccataCAGAACACTGCTGACAACTTCCTGTCTAACATGCAGACACAGAAAACAGCTAACAATGGCTTCCTGTTCCCTGAGCTGGAGCTCATGGACATGGAGACTCAGGCAGGCTCCAGTTTTGTGGGTGGGGGGTCCGGAAACGCTCAGACTCAGACCACCATGGACAGCGAGCAAGtcaacacacagacacaaacgttGTTATCTGAGTTTGGATTTTTACAGTAA